A single region of the Plantactinospora soyae genome encodes:
- a CDS encoding LacI family DNA-binding transcriptional regulator, whose protein sequence is MTAPDRSRSRSRRTRPRPTMDDVAALAGVSRGTVSRVLNGGHNVSGPALDAVRRAIRKTGYVVNQHARSLVTQRSDSVAFILSEPQDRLFEDPNFNILLRGCTQELAEHDITLLLTIAGTQEDRKRVGRYVTAGHVDGALVISTHAGSPLLDELEERGLPFVACGRPLGRDRDVSYVAADDRGGARQMVSYLQSRGHRTIATITGPLDTSGGVDRLAGYHDVLGESDPRLVVTGDYTHAAGEAGMEQLLRQVPDLDAVFVGSDLMATGAIAALHRAGRRVPDDVAVGGFDDSKVATTSVPRLTTIRQPWGRISAEMVRLLLNHLAGDSHAAVIFPTELVVRESA, encoded by the coding sequence GTGACCGCGCCCGACCGCAGCCGTAGCCGTAGCCGCCGTACCCGGCCCCGCCCGACCATGGACGACGTGGCGGCGCTGGCGGGGGTCTCCCGGGGCACCGTCTCCCGGGTGCTCAACGGGGGGCACAACGTCAGCGGCCCGGCGCTGGACGCGGTCCGCCGGGCGATCCGCAAGACCGGGTACGTGGTCAACCAGCACGCCCGGAGCCTGGTGACCCAGCGGTCGGACTCGGTGGCGTTCATCCTGTCCGAGCCGCAGGACCGGCTCTTCGAGGACCCGAACTTCAACATCCTGCTCCGCGGCTGCACCCAGGAACTCGCCGAGCACGACATCACGCTGCTGTTGACCATCGCCGGCACCCAGGAGGACCGCAAGCGGGTCGGCCGGTACGTCACCGCTGGCCACGTCGACGGGGCGCTGGTGATCTCCACCCACGCCGGCAGCCCGCTGCTCGACGAGCTGGAGGAGCGCGGCCTGCCCTTCGTGGCCTGCGGCCGGCCCCTGGGGCGGGACCGGGACGTCAGCTACGTCGCCGCCGACGACCGGGGCGGCGCCCGGCAGATGGTCAGCTACCTGCAGTCCCGGGGGCACCGCACCATCGCCACCATCACCGGCCCGCTCGACACCTCCGGCGGGGTGGACCGGCTCGCCGGCTACCACGACGTACTCGGGGAGTCCGATCCGCGCCTCGTGGTGACCGGTGACTACACGCACGCGGCCGGCGAGGCGGGGATGGAGCAGCTGCTGCGCCAGGTGCCCGACCTGGACGCGGTCTTCGTCGGTTCGGACCTGATGGCCACCGGGGCGATCGCCGCACTGCACCGGGCCGGTCGGCGGGTCCCGGACGACGTCGCGGTCGGCGGCTTCGACGACTCGAAGGTCGCCACCACCTCGGTGCCCCGGCTGACCACCATCCGGCAGCCGTGGGGCCGGATCAGCGCCGAGATGGTCCGGCTGCTGCTCAACCACCTGGCCGGCGACTCGCACGCGGCGGTCATCTTCCCCACCGAGCTGGTGGTCCGGGAGTCCGCCTGA
- a CDS encoding GNAT family N-acetyltransferase translates to MLMVPVRQLGEAERGAVERILELDPFAAAQVAERVAANGLSWWRADGRVLGYGSRDQIESLCWLGGQLTPVCANRSAIAAFAEALGAEERGCSSIVGRAEGVLGLWERLSSRWGPARDVRPNQPLLATDAVPQVEPDPDVHPVRAGEIDGLFPAAVAMYTEEVGVSPLAEDGGRAYRQRVAELVRARRAYARFVDGQVIFKAELAVVTRRTAQIQGVWVDPAWRGRGIGAAAMAAVVRDALARVAPTVSLYVNDYNAPARRVYERCGFRTVGTFATVLF, encoded by the coding sequence GTGCTGATGGTTCCGGTACGCCAGCTCGGCGAGGCCGAGCGTGGCGCGGTGGAGCGGATCCTCGAACTCGACCCCTTCGCCGCCGCGCAGGTGGCCGAACGGGTCGCCGCGAACGGCCTGTCCTGGTGGCGGGCGGACGGTCGGGTGCTGGGCTACGGCTCCCGGGACCAGATCGAGTCGCTCTGCTGGCTGGGCGGTCAGCTCACCCCCGTCTGTGCCAACCGGTCGGCGATCGCGGCCTTCGCCGAGGCGCTCGGCGCGGAGGAACGGGGCTGCTCATCGATCGTCGGACGGGCCGAAGGGGTGCTCGGGCTCTGGGAGCGGCTCTCCTCCCGGTGGGGCCCGGCCCGGGACGTACGCCCCAATCAACCCCTGTTGGCGACGGACGCGGTACCGCAGGTGGAACCGGACCCGGACGTACATCCGGTCCGGGCGGGCGAAATCGACGGGCTCTTTCCGGCGGCGGTGGCGATGTACACCGAGGAGGTGGGCGTCTCGCCGCTGGCCGAGGACGGCGGGCGGGCGTACCGGCAGCGGGTCGCCGAGCTGGTCCGGGCGCGGCGGGCGTACGCCCGGTTCGTCGACGGGCAAGTGATCTTCAAGGCCGAACTGGCGGTCGTCACCCGGCGCACCGCGCAGATCCAGGGAGTCTGGGTCGACCCGGCCTGGCGCGGCCGGGGCATCGGTGCCGCCGCGATGGCCGCCGTGGTACGCGACGCACTCGCCCGGGTCGCGCCCACCGTGAGCCTCTACGTCAACGACTACAACGCGCCGGCCCGCCGGGTCTACGAGCGGTGCGGCTTCCGCACGGTGGGCACCTTCGCCACCGTGCTCTTCTGA
- a CDS encoding NADH:flavin oxidoreductase/NADH oxidase produces the protein MSVLFSPFKLRGVTLPNRVVMAPMCQYSAGPDGLPTDWHRVHLGSRAVGGAALVISEATAVVPEGRISPRDTGLWSDAHVDAWRPITAFVASAGAVPAVQLAHAGRKGSTYWPWSTVRGGVPDDEGGWTPVGPETEPFLPSYRVPEALDQTGIARVVDAFVAGAARALDAGFQAVEVHAAHGYLLHEFLSPLTNHRTDGYGGDLAGRSRLVLEVTRAVRATVGDDVPVLVRISATDWVDGGWTVADSVLLAGELAAAGADLVDCSSGGGVPDAVVPTGPGYQVPLAARVRRESGVPTGAVGLITEPEHAEAIVANGDADLVLLGRELLRDPYWPRRAAVRLGATPSLPDQYLRAG, from the coding sequence ATGAGCGTTCTGTTCAGTCCGTTCAAGCTGCGGGGCGTGACGCTGCCGAACCGGGTGGTGATGGCGCCGATGTGCCAGTACTCGGCCGGTCCCGACGGGCTGCCCACCGACTGGCACCGGGTGCACCTCGGCTCCCGGGCCGTCGGCGGCGCCGCCCTGGTGATCAGCGAGGCCACCGCCGTCGTGCCGGAGGGGCGGATCAGCCCCCGGGACACCGGACTCTGGTCGGACGCCCACGTCGACGCCTGGCGCCCGATCACCGCCTTCGTCGCCTCGGCCGGCGCGGTGCCTGCCGTCCAGCTCGCGCACGCCGGGCGGAAGGGTTCGACGTACTGGCCATGGTCGACGGTCCGGGGCGGGGTGCCGGACGACGAGGGCGGCTGGACTCCGGTCGGGCCGGAGACCGAGCCGTTCCTGCCGTCGTACCGGGTGCCGGAGGCGCTTGACCAGACCGGCATCGCCCGGGTGGTCGACGCCTTCGTCGCGGGTGCGGCGCGGGCGCTCGACGCGGGTTTCCAAGCGGTCGAGGTCCACGCCGCACACGGCTACCTGCTGCACGAGTTCCTCTCTCCACTGACGAACCACCGCACCGACGGCTACGGCGGGGACCTGGCCGGACGGAGCCGGTTGGTCCTGGAGGTCACCCGCGCGGTGCGGGCCACGGTCGGCGACGACGTACCGGTGCTGGTCCGGATCTCGGCCACCGACTGGGTCGACGGCGGCTGGACGGTGGCGGACAGCGTGCTGCTGGCCGGTGAACTCGCCGCCGCCGGGGCCGACCTGGTGGACTGCTCGTCCGGCGGCGGGGTACCGGACGCCGTCGTGCCGACCGGGCCCGGTTACCAGGTGCCGCTGGCGGCCCGGGTCCGGCGGGAGAGCGGGGTGCCCACCGGCGCGGTCGGTCTGATCACCGAGCCGGAGCACGCCGAGGCGATCGTCGCGAACGGCGACGCCGACCTGGTGCTGCTCGGCCGGGAACTGCTCCGCGACCCGTACTGGCCGCGTCGGGCGGCGGTCCGGCTCGGCGCCACCCCCAGCCTGCCGGACCAGTACCTCCGGGCCGGCTGA
- a CDS encoding dicarboxylate/amino acid:cation symporter produces MPSALRKIPFSLQILLGLVLGVALGYLARAADISWLGTTLDTIGSLFVQLLRLAVPPLVFTALVVSLVSLRGVANAARLAAKTLLWFGITALISVAVGIGLGLLTNPGRGVTLDVAGAKAPERTGSWTDFLTGIVPENPVGAFVENNVLQIVFLAVVAGIASLLVGAAAEPFVNFNKALLAITQKALWWLIRLAPIGTLGLIGHAVEAYGWDLLAPLAKFTTAVYVGCAIVLLVVYPLVLILAGRLNPLRFYAGTWPAIELAFVSRSSVGTMPVTQKSVERLGVPREYASFAVPFGATTKMDGCAAIYPALAAIFVAQVFGVSLSPLDYLLIAFVSVVGSAATAGLTGALVMLTLTLSTLGLPLAGAGLLLAIDPILDMIRTATNVAGQALVPTVVAAREGVLDRAAYDSAGRHELIDDEPPAETPARDRDPAPVPA; encoded by the coding sequence ATGCCCTCTGCTCTTCGCAAGATCCCATTCTCCCTACAGATCCTGCTCGGACTCGTGCTCGGCGTCGCGCTGGGCTACCTGGCCCGGGCCGCCGACATCTCCTGGCTCGGTACGACCCTCGACACCATCGGCAGTCTCTTCGTCCAACTCCTGCGGCTCGCGGTTCCCCCGCTGGTCTTCACCGCCCTGGTGGTCAGCCTGGTCAGCCTGCGTGGCGTGGCCAACGCCGCCCGGCTGGCCGCGAAGACGCTGCTCTGGTTCGGCATCACCGCACTGATCTCGGTCGCCGTCGGCATCGGGCTCGGCCTGCTGACCAACCCGGGTCGGGGCGTGACCCTGGACGTCGCCGGGGCCAAGGCGCCCGAGCGGACCGGTTCGTGGACGGACTTCCTGACCGGCATCGTGCCGGAGAACCCGGTCGGCGCGTTCGTCGAGAACAACGTGCTGCAGATCGTCTTCCTGGCCGTGGTCGCCGGGATCGCCTCGCTGCTGGTCGGCGCCGCCGCCGAGCCGTTCGTCAACTTCAACAAGGCGCTGCTGGCGATCACCCAGAAGGCGCTGTGGTGGCTGATCCGGCTCGCCCCGATCGGCACCCTCGGCCTGATCGGTCACGCCGTCGAGGCGTACGGGTGGGACCTGCTGGCCCCGCTGGCCAAGTTCACCACCGCGGTGTACGTCGGCTGCGCGATCGTGCTGCTCGTGGTCTACCCGCTGGTGCTGATCCTCGCCGGCCGGCTCAACCCGCTGCGCTTCTACGCCGGCACCTGGCCCGCCATCGAGTTGGCCTTCGTCTCCCGCTCCTCCGTGGGCACGATGCCGGTGACCCAGAAGTCCGTGGAGCGGCTCGGCGTTCCGCGCGAGTACGCCTCGTTCGCCGTACCGTTCGGCGCGACCACCAAGATGGACGGCTGCGCCGCGATCTACCCCGCGCTGGCCGCGATCTTCGTCGCCCAGGTGTTCGGGGTGAGCCTCAGCCCGCTGGACTACCTGCTGATCGCCTTCGTCTCGGTGGTCGGCTCCGCCGCGACGGCCGGGCTGACCGGCGCGCTGGTCATGCTCACCCTCACCCTGAGCACCCTGGGCCTGCCGCTGGCCGGCGCCGGTCTGCTGCTCGCGATCGACCCGATCCTGGACATGATCCGCACCGCGACCAACGTCGCCGGTCAGGCCCTGGTGCCGACCGTCGTCGCCGCCCGCGAAGGTGTCCTCGACCGCGCCGCGTACGACAGCGCCGGCCGGCACGAGCTGATCGACGACGAGCCGCCGGCGGAGACGCCGGCCCGGGACCGCGACCCGGCCCCGGTACCAGCCTGA
- a CDS encoding DUF998 domain-containing protein yields the protein MTDPRPGAGQFRHDRPGSAGRSRPDRHDLAGQDRVRVGQAELRRGRIALAAGACTLAGAVAVTLAVDAGPSPGFAGYVSEAGASDSPSVWTYRLGVLAIAAGLLLLAVAMPPALRLATGLLAASGLATVVSAGVSCRSECPLPPFDQTTLADLVHGGASIAAAAGTVFAVLAVALTAGAAPALRRLATVAAVVAVPLSLTAGVALLVVGRGLLTGTVERLLLIDLAAWGVATAIALGLVRPAGTATPPTGTGPDDHPGTGPGARPATGPGEAPRGGRPGGPSAGPRM from the coding sequence GTGACCGATCCTCGCCCCGGTGCCGGACAGTTCCGCCACGACCGCCCCGGCTCCGCGGGGCGGTCCCGGCCCGACCGACACGACCTCGCCGGGCAGGACCGGGTCCGGGTCGGGCAGGCCGAGCTGCGGCGCGGCAGGATCGCCCTCGCCGCCGGGGCCTGCACACTGGCCGGCGCGGTCGCGGTGACCCTCGCCGTGGACGCCGGACCGAGTCCCGGCTTCGCCGGCTACGTCAGCGAGGCCGGCGCGTCGGACAGCCCGAGCGTGTGGACGTACCGGCTGGGTGTGCTGGCCATCGCCGCCGGCCTGCTGCTGCTCGCCGTGGCGATGCCCCCGGCGCTCCGGCTGGCGACCGGGCTGCTGGCCGCGAGCGGCCTGGCCACGGTGGTGTCCGCCGGGGTGAGCTGCCGGAGCGAGTGTCCGCTGCCGCCCTTCGACCAGACCACCCTCGCCGACCTGGTGCACGGCGGCGCGAGCATCGCGGCCGCCGCCGGCACCGTCTTCGCCGTACTGGCGGTGGCGTTGACCGCCGGAGCGGCGCCGGCGCTGCGCCGGCTCGCCACGGTCGCCGCCGTGGTCGCCGTCCCGCTGTCGCTGACCGCCGGGGTCGCGCTGCTCGTGGTCGGCCGGGGCCTTCTGACGGGTACGGTCGAACGCCTGCTCCTGATCGACCTGGCGGCCTGGGGTGTGGCCACCGCGATCGCGCTCGGACTGGTCCGGCCGGCCGGCACCGCGACCCCGCCCACCGGCACCGGCCCGGATGACCACCCCGGCACCGGCCCGGGAGCTCGACCGGCCACCGGTCCGGGTGAGGCGCCCCGTGGTGGCCGCCCCGGCGGTCCCTCGGCCGGGCCGCGAATGTGA
- a CDS encoding SAM-dependent methyltransferase, with protein sequence MRLPDGLPADIDLTRPSAARVYDYFLGGAHNFEVDRRLAEQIAGMTPNLAETMRAGRAFLQRGVRMLVGEGIDQFLDIGSGIPTVGNVHEVAQAVNPQARIVYVDIDPVAVAHSRSILADNEYTRVIHADLREPDRILTEAEKSGLLDFGRPVAVLLAGVVHFIPDADRPAEILATLRAATVPGSHLLLSHSTYEDQPPEMLDAQRLSARTATEITLRSRADITAFFGDFTLVEPGVVHLPLWRPDDPSELDGHPERLGAFGAVGRHDRGVA encoded by the coding sequence ATGCGACTGCCGGACGGGCTACCTGCGGACATCGACCTGACTCGGCCCAGCGCAGCCCGGGTCTACGACTACTTTCTCGGCGGCGCGCACAACTTCGAGGTCGACCGCCGACTCGCCGAGCAGATCGCCGGCATGACCCCGAACCTGGCCGAGACGATGCGCGCCGGTCGGGCCTTCCTCCAGCGCGGCGTACGGATGCTGGTCGGCGAGGGGATCGACCAGTTCCTCGACATCGGCTCGGGCATCCCCACCGTCGGCAACGTGCACGAGGTCGCCCAGGCGGTCAACCCGCAGGCCCGGATCGTCTACGTCGACATCGACCCGGTCGCGGTGGCGCACAGCCGGTCGATCCTGGCCGACAACGAGTACACCCGGGTCATCCACGCCGATCTGCGCGAGCCGGACCGGATCCTGACCGAGGCGGAGAAGTCCGGCCTGCTCGACTTCGGTCGACCGGTAGCCGTACTGCTCGCCGGGGTGGTGCACTTCATCCCGGACGCCGACCGGCCGGCGGAGATCCTGGCCACCCTGCGCGCCGCCACGGTACCGGGCAGCCACCTGCTCCTGTCGCACTCGACGTACGAGGACCAGCCGCCGGAGATGCTCGACGCGCAACGGCTGTCGGCCCGTACGGCGACCGAGATCACCCTCCGGTCCCGGGCCGACATCACCGCCTTCTTCGGCGACTTCACGCTCGTCGAACCAGGGGTGGTGCACCTGCCGCTCTGGCGGCCCGATGATCCGTCCGAACTCGACGGTCATCCGGAACGGCTGGGCGCCTTCGGCGCGGTGGGCCGGCACGACCGCGGCGTAGCGTAG
- a CDS encoding putative bifunctional diguanylate cyclase/phosphodiesterase: MHRYAACWAAAVARLGGVPASATQWQPLLLALTVRLARAAVAEPFVAEPAYEVGQAMVDGDLVDPGVLDWAVRSLGDQFPALVLPPTVHASTVASRIPALQGALAAGFAQALRTRTFSQQERIAEDAQAARDRVELALRDSEARFRAVFVDVAIGIGIADVDGQVIDVNRSFAELLGYSVPELREINVSTLFYPDDVAGMWELYQDLLAGRKDAVRVEKRYRRKDGSAVWTDLAVSLVRHDDGRPRFTVAVVEDITERRELQQRLRHQASHDPLTGLPNRALFFDRLAEVFAGAQPEARVGLCFLDLDGFKAINDSLGHDLGDRLLVAVARRLADCVAGQGHLLARMGGDEFVILISQNAGCRAVRAVAEAALAVVAEPVQLGDQELSVTASIGIVAGPIAATTASELMKAADVTLYWAKAEGRGRWATYDPERRAREQAKSALVVAMSVALERDEFTVDYQPIVTLADGSICAAEALVRWRHPERGLLGPDEFIGLAEETGMIVELGRWVLTRACEAASRWLRDFPDVRLVVSVNLAARQAGDPSIVATVSEVLRQTGLPADLLQLELTESAVMAIAGEPLPALRRLAALGVRLAIDDFGTGYSNLAYLRRLPIHSLKLAGPFVDGIRSSDRQGLVDGRIVDALVRLAHALGLSVTAEAVETVGQADQLRALGCDAAQGRHFGPPAPESEITRRLAIRADNRREPVS, from the coding sequence GTGCACCGGTACGCGGCGTGCTGGGCGGCGGCGGTAGCCCGACTCGGCGGTGTTCCGGCGAGTGCGACCCAGTGGCAGCCGCTGCTGCTGGCGCTCACCGTCCGGCTGGCTCGGGCGGCGGTCGCCGAGCCGTTCGTCGCCGAGCCGGCGTACGAGGTGGGTCAGGCCATGGTCGACGGCGACCTCGTCGATCCCGGAGTCCTTGACTGGGCGGTGCGCAGCCTCGGCGACCAGTTCCCGGCCCTGGTGCTGCCGCCGACGGTTCACGCCTCGACGGTGGCGTCGCGGATCCCGGCGTTGCAGGGGGCACTGGCGGCCGGGTTCGCCCAGGCGCTGCGGACCCGGACGTTCAGTCAGCAGGAGCGGATCGCCGAGGACGCCCAGGCAGCGCGGGACCGGGTCGAGTTGGCGCTGCGGGACAGCGAGGCACGGTTCCGGGCGGTCTTCGTCGACGTCGCGATCGGGATCGGCATCGCCGACGTCGACGGACAGGTCATTGACGTCAACCGGTCCTTCGCGGAACTGCTCGGCTACTCCGTACCGGAACTACGCGAGATCAACGTCTCCACGCTGTTCTACCCCGACGACGTGGCCGGGATGTGGGAGCTGTACCAGGATCTGCTCGCGGGCCGGAAGGACGCGGTACGGGTCGAGAAGCGCTACCGACGCAAGGACGGCAGCGCGGTCTGGACGGATCTGGCGGTCTCGTTGGTCCGGCACGACGACGGTCGACCCCGGTTCACGGTGGCGGTGGTGGAGGACATCACCGAGCGGCGCGAGTTGCAGCAGCGGCTGCGCCACCAGGCGTCCCACGATCCGTTGACCGGGCTGCCGAACCGGGCCCTCTTCTTCGACCGGCTCGCCGAGGTCTTCGCCGGGGCCCAACCCGAGGCCCGCGTCGGACTCTGCTTCCTCGACCTCGACGGCTTCAAGGCGATCAACGACAGCCTCGGCCACGATCTCGGCGATCGTCTGCTGGTCGCCGTCGCCCGCCGCCTCGCCGACTGCGTGGCCGGGCAGGGACACCTGCTCGCCCGGATGGGCGGCGACGAGTTCGTGATCCTGATCAGTCAGAACGCCGGATGCCGGGCCGTGCGGGCGGTGGCGGAGGCGGCGCTGGCGGTGGTCGCCGAGCCGGTGCAGCTCGGCGACCAGGAACTGTCGGTGACAGCGAGCATCGGCATCGTGGCCGGTCCGATCGCGGCCACCACCGCCTCCGAGCTGATGAAGGCCGCCGACGTCACCCTCTACTGGGCCAAGGCGGAGGGCCGGGGGCGGTGGGCGACCTACGACCCGGAGCGTCGAGCCCGGGAGCAGGCGAAGTCGGCCCTGGTCGTCGCGATGTCCGTGGCGCTGGAGCGGGACGAGTTCACCGTCGACTACCAGCCGATCGTCACGCTGGCCGACGGATCGATCTGCGCGGCCGAGGCCCTGGTCCGCTGGCGGCATCCCGAGCGGGGACTGCTGGGTCCCGACGAGTTCATCGGCCTGGCCGAGGAGACCGGGATGATCGTCGAGCTGGGCCGCTGGGTACTGACGCGTGCCTGCGAGGCGGCCAGCCGCTGGCTCCGGGACTTCCCCGACGTCCGGCTGGTGGTCAGCGTCAACCTGGCGGCCCGGCAGGCGGGCGATCCGAGCATCGTCGCCACGGTGTCGGAGGTGCTGCGCCAGACCGGCCTGCCGGCCGACCTTCTGCAACTCGAACTGACCGAGAGCGCGGTGATGGCGATCGCGGGCGAGCCGCTGCCCGCGCTGCGCCGGCTCGCCGCCCTGGGCGTACGGCTGGCGATCGACGACTTCGGCACCGGGTACTCCAACCTGGCGTACCTGCGCCGGCTGCCGATCCACAGTCTGAAGCTCGCCGGTCCGTTCGTCGACGGCATCCGGTCGAGCGATCGGCAGGGGCTGGTGGACGGCCGGATCGTCGACGCGTTGGTACGGCTGGCGCACGCGCTGGGCCTGTCGGTGACCGCCGAGGCGGTGGAGACGGTCGGGCAGGCCGACCAGCTCCGGGCGCTGGGCTGCGATGCCGCCCAGGGCCGGCACTTCGGTCCGCCGGCTCCCGAGAGTGAGATCACCCGCCGTCTGGCCATCCGGGCGGACAACCGACGGGAGCCGGTCTCCTGA
- a CDS encoding DUF456 domain-containing protein → MDMTDSDGLVTILCGVTIVIGVCGVIVPMIPGLILCWLGVLVWAFFGDGAGVGRWVVLGLATVITLLGTTVKYLWPGRNLKRSGVPNLSLLAGGVLGIVGFFVVPVVGLVLGFVLGLWLAELARLGEARLAWPSTKHALQAVGLALLVELAAALSITGVWLVGLVLT, encoded by the coding sequence GTGGACATGACCGACTCCGATGGACTGGTGACCATCCTGTGTGGCGTGACGATCGTCATCGGCGTCTGCGGGGTGATCGTGCCGATGATCCCCGGGCTGATTCTGTGCTGGCTGGGCGTGCTGGTCTGGGCGTTCTTCGGCGACGGCGCGGGAGTGGGCCGCTGGGTGGTGCTCGGCCTGGCCACCGTGATCACCCTGCTCGGGACCACCGTCAAGTACCTCTGGCCGGGCCGCAACCTGAAACGCAGCGGGGTGCCGAACCTCTCCCTGCTCGCCGGTGGCGTGCTCGGCATCGTCGGATTCTTCGTCGTACCGGTGGTCGGGCTGGTGCTCGGGTTCGTCCTCGGGCTGTGGCTGGCCGAGCTGGCCCGGCTCGGCGAGGCCCGGCTCGCCTGGCCGTCGACGAAACACGCGCTCCAGGCGGTCGGGCTCGCCCTGCTGGTCGAGCTGGCCGCGGCGCTCAGCATCACCGGAGTCTGGCTGGTCGGCCTCGTGCTCACCTGA
- a CDS encoding XRE family transcriptional regulator, whose product MTGRLRPPVPAAAAAAAFAPHTLALARRWRRMRKNELARQIGVTAAAVSQYELGQARPSAAVLARLALALSMPVDFFAAGFPPPVTPGQAHFRSLRTTSQAERDQAESFGEIAWRVVEVTERHLRLPRLRLPQLDLAEPAGPDDVRVAATTARESYGLGAAPVPHMVRLLEASGVIVLALPDVSERVDAFSHWYGQRPFVFLNPAKDDKARSRMDAAHELGHLLMHHDAEPGSQLLERQATAFASEFLAPSAVLRDELPARLDFDRLHELKRRWGVSLKALVYRGHDLGVYREHTYRRGMGLLAQWGYPEPGDLGPREAPSLLGKAVELLDQQQVTIESLATSAALPLGLAHTVVAAATERVPELDLTAG is encoded by the coding sequence GTGACGGGCCGACTCCGACCGCCCGTTCCCGCTGCTGCCGCCGCTGCGGCGTTCGCCCCGCACACCCTGGCCCTGGCCCGCCGGTGGCGGCGGATGCGGAAGAACGAGCTCGCCCGGCAGATCGGGGTCACGGCGGCGGCGGTGAGCCAGTACGAGCTGGGCCAGGCGCGTCCCTCGGCGGCGGTACTGGCCCGGCTGGCGCTGGCGCTGTCGATGCCGGTCGACTTCTTCGCCGCCGGGTTCCCGCCGCCCGTCACCCCGGGGCAGGCGCACTTCCGCAGCCTGCGGACGACGAGTCAGGCAGAGCGGGACCAGGCCGAGTCGTTCGGCGAGATCGCCTGGCGGGTGGTCGAGGTGACCGAACGGCACCTGCGGCTGCCCCGGCTACGGCTGCCGCAACTGGATCTGGCCGAACCCGCCGGTCCCGACGACGTACGGGTGGCCGCCACCACCGCCCGGGAGTCGTACGGCCTCGGTGCGGCTCCGGTACCGCACATGGTCCGACTGCTGGAGGCGTCCGGGGTGATCGTGCTCGCCCTGCCCGACGTCTCCGAGCGGGTGGACGCGTTCTCCCACTGGTACGGCCAGCGCCCGTTCGTCTTCCTCAACCCCGCCAAGGACGACAAGGCGCGGTCCCGGATGGACGCCGCGCACGAGCTCGGCCATCTGCTGATGCACCACGACGCCGAACCCGGCAGCCAGCTCCTGGAGCGCCAGGCCACCGCGTTCGCCTCCGAGTTCCTGGCTCCGAGCGCCGTACTGCGCGACGAGTTGCCGGCCCGGCTCGACTTCGACCGGCTGCACGAACTGAAGCGCCGCTGGGGGGTCAGCCTGAAGGCGCTGGTCTACCGGGGGCACGACCTGGGCGTCTACCGGGAGCACACGTACCGGCGCGGGATGGGCCTGCTCGCCCAGTGGGGCTACCCCGAACCCGGCGACCTCGGGCCCCGGGAGGCGCCGTCCCTGCTCGGCAAGGCGGTCGAACTGCTCGACCAGCAGCAGGTCACGATCGAAAGCCTGGCCACCTCGGCTGCGCTGCCGCTGGGGCTCGCGCACACCGTGGTGGCCGCCGCCACCGAGCGCGTCCCCGAGCTGGATCTCACGGCCGGCTGA
- a CDS encoding YHS domain protein — MIFVELTTAKGNLDPEQRLRVAQRIGSMHELSGGAEVQPGTAEVFRSMFQVVIHEPEVWVVGEEPLAPADPPRYVVRAYVPAPWRKELSQPLIAHVTKVVSELGAGDDRAEPGREPAVLVLVLGISEGAIGLDGVPRTSTDLVEMLGEPYRNDLAAGRAVKDPLCGVIVPLNENAVTLDLDGTRYGFCCSGCRDTFVARRRGEGVRV, encoded by the coding sequence ATGATTTTTGTCGAACTCACCACGGCCAAGGGCAACCTGGATCCGGAGCAGCGGCTGCGGGTGGCCCAGCGGATCGGGTCGATGCACGAACTGAGCGGTGGCGCCGAGGTCCAGCCCGGCACGGCGGAGGTCTTCCGGTCGATGTTCCAGGTCGTGATCCACGAGCCGGAGGTGTGGGTGGTCGGCGAGGAACCGCTGGCGCCGGCCGATCCACCCCGGTACGTCGTCCGGGCGTACGTGCCGGCGCCGTGGCGCAAGGAACTCAGTCAGCCGCTCATCGCACACGTGACGAAGGTGGTCTCGGAACTGGGTGCCGGCGACGACCGGGCGGAACCGGGGCGCGAACCCGCCGTGCTGGTGCTGGTGCTCGGCATCTCGGAGGGCGCCATCGGTCTGGACGGGGTGCCCCGGACCTCCACCGACCTGGTGGAGATGCTCGGCGAGCCGTACCGGAACGATCTCGCGGCCGGCAGGGCGGTGAAGGATCCGCTGTGCGGAGTGATCGTTCCGTTGAACGAGAACGCCGTCACCCTCGACCTGGACGGCACCCGGTACGGCTTCTGTTGCTCCGGGTGCCGGGACACCTTCGTCGCCAGACGACGCGGGGAGGGCGTGCGGGTGTGA